The Stigmatella aurantiaca genome contains the following window.
GAGGATGCCCACCACCGTGCCGAACAGCCCCACGAAGGGGGCCGCGGCGCCCACGGTGCCCAAGAACGGCACGCGCGCCTCCAGCTCGGTGATTTGCGCCGTGGCGGCCCGGTGCAGCGCCCGCTCCACGTTCTCGATGCCCCCGAGCTTGTCACTCATGGCCCCCTCGGGGCCTTCCTTGGCCTGGGCCAGCTTGGACAGCTCCTCGTAGCCCGCGCAGAACACCTTCGACAGCGGCGAGCCCTCCAGCCCCCGCGCCGTCTGGTAGATGCCCTCCAGCCGCGTGGCCTTCCAGAAGGTGTCTAGAAAGGTAAGTGACTGTGTGCGGGCCCGGGAGAGCTGGGTGGCCTTCATGACGATGAGGCCCCAGGACGCCACGGAGACGCCCATGAGCAGGATGAGCACGGCCAGCTCGATGAAGGACGCGCCGCGGAGAATCTCCACGTAGTTCATGGCGCCGAGCGCCAGGGGCAGGCGGAACATCATGGGTGCAGGCCGTAGCACTCCGATCCGGGGTGGTCAAACAAAGCAAAGGGGCTCGTCAGGCTGCCTGAATAAAACGCGGGGGGCGGCGTCCGAGAAGACACAACGGCCTGAACGCCCGGCCGCCTCTTCGAACGCCTGGACGCACCCCATGAACTCCCGACTGCTGCTCGCATTCCTCTGTCTCGCCTCCTTCTCCACGGGCTGTATCGTCGTCGACGATGACGATCGCGGGTACCCGGGTGATGTCTCGTTCCTGTGGACCTTCCAGGGGCTGCGCTGCGATCAGGCCCGCGACGTGTTCGGCGTGAACGTGGAGATTCCGGGCGAGCGCCTGCACAACGGGGGGCGCTTCGCCTGCAACACGGGCGGCGTGGATGGCATCACCCTGCACGACTTCCGGGCCGGTACGTACCCCTTCGTGCTCCGGGCCGTGGATGTGCACAACGTGGTGATTTACGAGGCCCAGGGCACCTTCCGCATCGACGGCAACACGACGGTGCGGGCCGACCTGATGGGCCAGGGGGACCCGGCCTCCTACGCGCTGCTGAATTGGACGTTCCCGGGCAACGCGAGCTGCGGCCAGGCCGGGGTGGCCTCGGTGGACGTCATCCTGGATGAGCTCGAGTCGGTGAACTTCCCCTGCATCGAGGGCCAGCGCTCGCCGGGCCTGGAGACGCCGGAGCTGGAGCCGGGCTCGCACTTCATCGAGTTCATCGCCCGGGACTACGATGGCAACCCCCTCTACTACTTCAACGGGAAGCTGGTGACGGAGGCCTACAACCCGGTCTTCGCCTCCTACAACCTGTACGCGGTGGGCGGGGCGGCCATCTCGTGGAAGTTCTCGGACGGCTCGGTGACGATGGACTGCAACCAGATCGACCCGTCGGGCACGCTGGAGGTGAACGTCAACTTCCAGGACACGGCGACGGGCGAGTGGGTGTACGAGGAGCAGGGGGACTGGCAGGACTGCCGCGCCAAGCCCATCACCTACAGCTTCCTGCGGCCGGGCTCCTATAAGGTTTCCCTGTACGCGAAGAAGGGCACTACCGAGTACCGCTCCAACAGCAACATGGCCCCCATCCTGGTTCGCGCCCACCAGTTCCCGCCCCCGAACCAGGCGCTTGAGGTGACGATGTTCCGCCGCTAACGGGCCGCCGGGCGGAGGGGAAGAGGCGCGAGGGCCGGGGCGCAATCCCCGGCCCTCTTCGCTTTGCGGGGGAGGGTGGGGTTGGCATCAAACGTGATAGGGAGCCCGGACATGCGGCAAATCAGCCACGGTCCCATCGGGGTGTTCGACTCGGGCGTCGGAGGACTCACCGTCCTCAAGGCGCTGATGGAGCGCCTCCCTCACGAAAGCACCCTCTACCTGGGCGACACGGCGCGTGTGCCCTACGGCACCAAGTCCGGCGAGGTGGTGACGCGCTACTCGCTCAAGAACGCGCAGTTCCTCCTGGAGAAGGGCATCAAGCTGCTGGTGGTGGCCTGCAACACGGCCTCCGCGGTGGCCCTGCCCGCGCTGG
Protein-coding sequences here:
- a CDS encoding MotA/TolQ/ExbB proton channel family protein, translated to MMFRLPLALGAMNYVEILRGASFIELAVLILLMGVSVASWGLIVMKATQLSRARTQSLTFLDTFWKATRLEGIYQTARGLEGSPLSKVFCAGYEELSKLAQAKEGPEGAMSDKLGGIENVERALHRAATAQITELEARVPFLGTVGAAAPFVGLFGTVVGILNAFNEIADKGNATLSTVAAPVGNALFATAAGLFAAIPAVVAYNSFVSRIKIFDTEMSNFSADFLNIIKRHFFK